TTCGCCACGTCGCCACGATCGAACACCCCTGCCCGGCGAACAGACGGGTGAGTCGGTCGAGCAGCGAAGCGGTGGCGGTGTCCGTCCACTGCGCGTCGTCGATCAGCACGGTCAGCGGCGCGTACCGGCGCACCGAGGAGAGCACGGTGTTCGCGAGCCGGTCGGATACATCTCCGGCCCGACCGGTGTCGGCACTGAGCCTGGCGACGAGACCGAGCACCGAGTCCCGTGTGGAAGTGGGCTCCCGCTCCCGACCTCCGCGCTCCTCCACAGCGGTGAGCAGACGGTAGAGCACCCCGTACGGGGTGGACCGTTCGTGCTCCCCGACGCGTATGGACACCACCCGGGCCCCTGCCGCGGCGAGTTCGCCGGCAACGGCGTCGAGCACTGCCGAACGCCCGCTGCCCGCTTCCCCGGTGAGCAGCGTCAGCGGCGGAAAGCCGGACAGCGCGCCGGAGCACAGTCGTTCGACTAGCGCCCGCCTGCCGAACATCGACGTCACAGACCGCTCCCCCTGTTCCGGGGAGGGCGCCGGACGCGGCTCCCATCGCGAGGAGTCAACCACGTCGATCACCGATTTCCGCGCGACGACGGTTCTCGGCGGTCACGCCCTCCGAGTTCGCTCGCGCGATGTGGGACGGAACTTCGGACAGGAGGACGTGCCTCGATCTCATGGTGATCCATTGTGCTCCACGCGAGGGATCTCCCTCCATCTAGGGCATCATGATTAGCAACACTGGTGTGACATTCACATCCTCGATAACAAAGAGGTGCGGGCGTAGCCCTTCCGACGAACGTGACCGCACATCGGCCCCACCTACACCAGGAAGAAAGGCGAATGGTTCGCGAGCACACCCCCATCCTCGGCCGAGACGAGCAGTGGGCCCGGCTCGACAGCACCGTTCACACCTCCGACGGAACCGGAGCGTTGCTCGTCGTACGTGGACCGAGCGGCTCGGGAAAGAGCGCACTGCTCGATGCCGCCTCGCGGAACTGGCTTCGACACGACGTGCGGGTGCTCTCGGTCTCGGCCGCCGTCCCGGCGCCGCGAATGTTCGACGCGCTACTGGAGGCCGTGCGCGAAAGAGTGGGCGACCAACGCGAACCCGAGCTGCTGGAGGCGGTCGCGGCGGCGGCACGGCTGCGTCCCACGAGCGAGGGCCCCACGGGAGAAGGTCCGACGCGTTCCACCCCGCTGCCCCTGGTGCACGAACTGACCCGCGCGCTGACGCGGCTGGCACGCGGGAAACGCACCGTGCTGGTGATCGAGGACGTCGACCACGTGGATCGGGAGTCGGTCTCCGCACTGTCGTCGCTGGCCCAGGGTGTTCGGGCCGTGGGCGGCGTGGTGCTGGCCACGCTCGGCAACGCCTCCCGTGGAGCCCACGAACAACTGGTGGACCTGTCCGACTCCGTGCTGGATCTCCCGCCCTTGTCGGACGACGACATCACGGCGCTGCTGCCGCGGTGGGCCGGTGGGCAGGCGGCCGTGGACCCGACCACGACGGAGGCGTTGCGCACGACTTTGGGGCCGCTGTTCGGCAACCCGGCGACGATGCGCTCGCTCGTGCGAGCGCTCCGCCGCGAGGACCGTCTCACGGTGATCGACGAACACCTGTGCCTGCGCTCGTCTTGGGAGCCGATCGCGCTGCCCGGCGACCACGAGCTGCTGCGCCCGGTGCACGAGTGCGGCCCCGAGGGCGGCCGGATCGTGTGGTGCGTCGCGGTGCTCGGCGAGCTCGACGTGAACGATCTGCCGGTGCTCGCCGAAGTAGCCGACGTCGAGCTGCACGCCTGCGGACGCGTGCTGGACCGGCTGGTGCACGACGAAGTGCTGCGCGAGGACAACGGTCGACTGCGACTGTCGGTACCCGCGCTGGGAACGGCGCTGGGCCGCGAAGGGGCGCGGTCGTCCCGGCCCGTGCACGGCGCGCTGGTTCGGCACATGCTCGACCGCCGCGAACGCGGGGGCGCGGTGGATGACTCGGCGCTGGCGCATCATCTCGTCGAGGCGGGCCCGGATTTCGGTGGTGAGCGCGGCCTGGAGATCCTGCTCCACGAGGCGGGCAGAACCGTGGAAACCGATCCGGAGCGGGCCGCCGAACGGTACCGCGCGGCGGTGCACCGGATGCGGGCGTCGGACCGGCGGCTGCCGAGGTCATTGGAAACGATGACCCGACTGCAGCTGTCCCGAGGGAACTTCAGGGAGCTGGCCGACGATCTCGGGACCGTGCTGCCCACGCTGCTGGAAACACCGCGCCGCGAGGTCGATTCGGCGGGAACCGGTCCGTACGGGCACGACGACGAGCGGATGTTGGCCGAGCTCGCGGTCTGCTGGTTCCTGGTGCAGCTGCACGAGGGGCACACGGTCGGGATCCACGATTCGACACGGTTGTTCGACCTGATGAGCACGCGGGACGAGAACGCCGAACAGGTGCGCCGGCTCTTCTCCGCGCTGTTTCGCGGGCGAACGCGCGAAGCGATGACCACACTCGACACTCTGGTAGCGACCTTCCCCGCCGCACGGGACAAGGCACGGCCGGTGATCGCTTTCGACGAAGTACTGCTGCTGCTCCAAGCGATGGAGGGCGAGCACGAGCGGTTCCTACGAGCACTCTCGCGGTGGCAACAGTGTCACCCGGCGGAGCGAGATGCCCCCGACATCGAGCGGCTGCGCGACGCGGGAAGCATGCTCGACCACGCCACGGCGCTGGAACTGGTCCTCGGGCACCGCCCCGGAAGTCGCGGTGGCGGTTCCGCCCACGCCTACCAGCGGGTGCTGCGTGCCTATTACGCCGGTGAGTGGGACGAGGCGCTGTCGGTGTCCCGTTCGCTGGAGGCCGACCGATCGCATCCCCGAGGCTCGCTGGCACTGCACCTGACGCGGGTGGTGGCGGCGGAGATCTGTGCGGCGCGAGGCCACTTCCGGCGGGCCGAGAACTGGTTGGCCCGGCTGCCGCGAAGGTTCGCCTGCGGCCACCTCCTCGCCTGGGTGCGCTGCGGTCTGCGACACCGCCGAGGTCACACCGCCGAGGCGGTCGCGGAGGGATGGCGGGAATACCTGCACCACCGCGACCGTGGCAGTACGGCAGGTCTGGAACGGCTGCTGGAGCGATTGATCGACTACAGTGTTCGACTCGGTGATCAGGAGGGCGCCGAGCGGATGCTCGAACAGCTGGAAGCCTTCGAGACCCGCCACCGCACCGCCTCGGCCAGGGAGGCGGCGCTGCTCGCGCGGGGGATGGTGGAGGCGGACCCGACACGCCTGCGCGAGGGAATCGAGTCGGCCAAGCGGCGTGGGGACAACCATCGGGTCGCCCGTGGCTGCGCCGCGATGGGCAGACTGCTCGAGGAACCGCGACCGTGGTTACACGAGGGCTACGACCTGGTTAAACAGTTCGGATCCTCGTACGGGCGCGGAGTGTTCAGCGAGCTGATGCGCAGCCGCGGTATCGCGTTGACGCGCTCACGCGGCCCGCGGGAACCGCTGTCGAGCACCGAGAACCGAATCATCGATCTGGTCAGTGACGGCTACACCAACCGTCAGATCGCGATGGCGGTACAGGCCAGTGAGAAGACCGTGGAAAGCCACCTGACCAAACTGTTCACCCGAACCGGCTGCCGCTCCCGTGTGGAGTTGGCCACCGCACGGCTGGAGGGCCGACTCATGCCCGCCTGATCGCGGTGGCACGAGAACGAGCCGCCCGGGACACGCGACACCTCGGCACGAGAAGGACACACTCCACCAAACCGGTGCGAACACCGGGGCTCAGCCAGCAGGAGAGCTGATGATAATCGTCTCGCCGGACGCTCCCGGCTGCCACTCGTCGATCGCCGAAGCGGTGGACTCGGCTCCCGAGGGAGCGACGGTGCACATCGCACCCGGGAAGTACGAGGAGAGCCTGGCGCCGCGCAGACCGGTCACGCTCGTCGCCGAGGACGGGCCGGACACCGTCGAGATCAGCTCCGCGCGGGGGCCGGTGATATCGGGCGACGTCGCGACGAAGCTCAGCGGACTGACCCTGCGCTCCACTGATCCGGAAAGTCCCGTGGCCGTGGCCGGATCGGACCGGTTGACCATCACCGAGTGCCGGTTGGAGGCGACTGCCTGGGCGGCGGTCCACGGCCACGGTCGGGGCGGCCTGACGATGCGCGACTGCTCGGTGCGCAACTCCGAGGGCGCCGGTGTGGTGATCACCTCGCCCCTCGGAAGTTCGGTCGAGCGGTGCACCTTCCCCGAGCCGGGAACGTCGGGGATCGTGGCCGCCGAGCAGGGGGTACTCACGCTGCGCTCGTGCACGGTCGAGCAGGCGGCGGGCAACGGACTGTGCCTGAACGGCAGCGGGCGCATCGACGGCGAGAACATCACGATCATCGGCGCGCGCAAGCCCGCGCTGGCCGTGGAGGAGCAAGCATCGGCCACGCTGAGCGGACTGGCGGCGCGTGACAGTCGTGGCATCGGCTGCTACCTCGCCACCGGTTCGACCGTGGAGCTCACCGATTGTTCCGTCGAGCGATCCGAGACGGACGGACTGCTGATCGCCTCCACCGGCCGCGGCACGCTGGAGCGGTGCACCGTCGAACACACCAACCACCACGGCATCCGGATCACCGGTGGCTCGGCCGGAATCCTCCGCGACTGCACGATCACGGGGGTGCGCGGGACGGGAGTCCTCGTCGAGGCGGAGTCGAGCACCGAGTTCGAGCGGCTCACCGTGACCGAGTGCCAGGGGACGGGACTGAGCGCCACGAGCGGCGCCACACCCTCCGCCCGGCGGCTGCGGATCACCGGCTCCACGGGAGCGGCCGTGGAGGTCACCAAGGGAGCGAAGGCCCGGCTGGACAACGTCGAGATCGAACGGGCCGGTGAGGTGGGCGTGCTCGTCGCGGACGACGGTGCGGCGACGGTCAACGGGTGCAGCGTGCTGGAAACGAACGGTTCCGGGGTAGCGGTGCTGCGTGCCGCGGACGCCACGTTCACCGACTGCGACGTCCATCGTGCCGGTGGCGACGGGGTGCACACCGGGGAACGGGGCGGGATCGTGCTGAACCGCTGCCGGGCCCGTTCCGGTCGGGCATGTGGCGTGCGGGTGGACCCCTCGGCCCGTGCCGAGGTGTCCGAATCGGAGTTCGCCGAGAACGAGGCCGACGGTATCAGCGTGCGCTCGACGGAGAGCGTGGTGCTGCGCGACTGCACGGCCACCGACAACCGTGGTGCGGGCCTGCGTCGCACGGTTCCCTCGGAGGCGTTGACGGTGGAGGGATTCACCAGCTCCGGAAACGGTTTCCCGGACGCGTACGGCCTCGGGAACGGGAACTCCGACTCCCCCTCCGGCGGGAACCCTGCCGAGGTCGGCGGCCCCGAGACCGGCACTGCCGAGGCGGGCACCGAGCAGAGCAAGCCGATGCGGGAGTTGACCTCGCTGGTGGGGCTGGAGGGAGTCAAGCACGACGTCACCACGCTGGTGAACCTGAACAAGATGGCAAAGCGGCGCCAGGAGGCCGGGCTGTCGGCGCCCCCAATGAGCAGGCACCTGGTCTTCGCGGGAGCACCGGGTACTGGCAAGACCACCGTGGCCCGGCTCTACGGCGCGGTGCTGGCCGAGCTGGGGGTGCTCGCCTCCGGGCACCTGGTCGAGGTCTCGCGCGCCGATCTGGTCGCCGACATCGTCGGTGGCACCGCGATCAAGACCACCGAGGAGTTCAACAAGGCGCTGGGCGGAGTGCTCTTCGTCGACGAGGCGTACACCCTGAGCTCCTCCTCCGGTGGCTCCGGCCCGGACTTCGGCAAGGAGGCCGTGGACACCCTGGTCAAGCTGATGGAGGACCACCGGGACGAGGTGGTGGTGATCGCGGCGGGCTACTCCGCGGAGATGCGCGAGTTCATGGCCACCAACCCCGGGCTGGAGTCCCGCTTCAGCCGGACCATAGAGTTCACCAACTACACCGCCGAGGAACTGGTCACGATCGTGCGCCAGCAGTGCGCCGAGCACGACTACCAGCTCGACGAGAGCGCCGCCGAAGCACTGGAGGACTACTTCGAGGCGATGCCCAAGGACGGTACCTTCGGCAACGGCCGGACCGCGCGCAAGACCTTCGAGCGAATGGTCGACCACCAGGCCTCGCGACTGTCGGTCTCGCCGGACACCTCCACCGCCGATCTGACCCGGCTGCTGGCCGAGGACGTCGAGGCCGTCCGGACAGGTGTGCCGGGCTGAGTCGGGCAAACCGGCTCGGGCCGCCGAGGACGCGAGAGCTCGAAGGCCGCACCGCCTCGGGACGGGAACGACTCAGCCCGGGAACAGCTCACCGAGGCGGTGCAACGACTTCTCGATGGCCGCTCTGTTCCGCCGGGGGAACGGACTCAGCGAGATCAGCAGCGGAATCCGAGCGGTCGACCAGTCGAAGGTTTCGGTCACCTCGGTTCGCTCCCCAACCGGGCGAAGCCGCCAACGCCAGCGGTGACCGTTGAAGTGTCGCCACGCGATCAGGCGGTCCTGCTCGAACTCCACCACCGTGTTCAGGATCTTGTACGAGGCGCCCATCTTCATGTCCATGCCGAACTTCGAGCCGAGTTCGAGCCGCTGGGGGCCACCCTGCTGTGCCCGTAGCACCGTGCCCGAACCGTCGAACAGCGAGTGCCGGTCCGGATCGGTGAGCAGCTCGAAGATCCTGTCCGGTGTGGTCGCGACCGTCCTGGTCGCCGACACCTGGCGTTCTACCATCCGGTAACCCTAATTCCCGAGCGACGCTCCGGAAGCAGCGGCCCTCGCCCGCATCCCGTGGCGGGCCCACCGGCAGCACGACGGTTACCCACCCGCTCCGCACGTCGATCGGGTGAGGTCCGATCGTGCGGCGGATTCAGCCGCCTCCGGCCACGAAGCGACGATGCAGCGTCGCGTCACCGCCGGTGACGATACGGTTGCGGTCCTCGGCGAGACGGCGCCCGTCGGAGGCCACCAGGACCGACCCGAAAGGCTCGTCACCCGCCCGCGACGCCTCCTCCGCCAGCTCCACGCAGCGACGCAGCTCCGATTCGGCCTCGCCGATCATGATCCCTCCTCGATCGCACCGGCGTCCCGCACACCTGGACCGACGACGCTGCCGTCCATGGATCACCCGACGGGACGCGCGTTGACCCGACTGACGGGACTAACTAAAGTATCCTTCATACGGAATCACTATTCCGAATAACGGAACAAACTGTCACAAAGATCACGGCCACCGACGGAAACGATCTCTCCCCGGACCCCGGTGGGCACCCGGCATGCCAACGGCGCTCCGCACCGGAGGAGCGACCGGGCACGCGAAGTTCGACGAGGACAGGAGCGGACCTTGAACGCACCGACGTACCACGCACCGCAAGGCGGCCTCCCGTCGCAGGACACGCTGCTCACCGACCGGGCCGTGGTCAAGGAAGCCTACACCGTCATCCCACGCGGCGTGCTGCGCGACATCGTCACCAGCAACCTGCCCGGTTGGAACCGCACCCGCTCCTGGATCCTGGCCCGGCCCGTGGCCGGGTTCGCCACCACGTTCGCCCAGTACGTCGTCGAGGTCTCCCCCGGCGGCGGCAGCGACGAACCGGAACCGGAGCGCGGTGTCGAATCGGTGCTGTTCCTGCTCTCCGGCGCACTCACCGTCGTGCTCGAGGGCGAGACCCACGTCCTCTCCCCAGGCGGCTACGCCTACCTGCCCGCGGGCGCGGACTGGTCGGTGACCAACGAGTCCGAGGAGACGGCCAGCTTCCAGTGGGTCCGCAAGGCTTACGAGCCACTACCCGGGCACCCGGTTCCCGAGGGCTTCACCGTGCAGGAGCAGGACGTCACCCCCACTCCGATGCCCGACACCGACGGCGCGTGGACGACCACCCGATTCGTCGATCCCGACGACCTGTCCCACGACATGCACGTCAACATCGTCACGTTCGATCCCGGTGCCGTGATCCCCTTCGCCGAGACGCACGTGATGGAGCACGGTATCTACGTCCTGGAGGGCAAGGCGGTCTACCGCCTCAACGACGACTGGGTCGAGGTCGAAGCGGGCGACTTCATGTGGCTGCGCGCCTTCTGCCCGCAGGCCTGCTACGCCGGTGGCCCCGGCAAGTTCCGCTACCTGCTCTACAAGGACGTCAACCGTCAGATCAAGCTCACTTGATCCCCCGCAACCGAGTCGCCACGGCGAAGGCTGTGGTTTCGTTGTTCACTTCCACCGATGCGGATGGGGCTACCCCGAGTGTCGCTGGAGCCGCTCGATTATTGCTGGCGTACCCGGCCGAACCGGAATCAGACTTCGGGGCACCCTCACCGTGGCGTCACTCGAACCTGATCACCTTGTGAGAGTGATACGGGCCCGTCATGTATTCATCGAATACATCACGCATGATTCGAGCATCGTTCGGCAATACGTTTTCGAAGTGCCCCCACCCAGCAAACGTAATCTCGTCAGGCAGCTCGACCAGCCCTGTTATGGCATCCCAGAAGGCATCCCAATTCATTCCGTACATATCGGGAAAACCAAAATAAACCTTGATTTTTCTATGCAGTCCAGCGCTGGTGCACACATCCGACAGATCGACGATCACCGATCACACCACCCGTTTTCTGCTCGTATCCGCCGGCGTGCTCGACAGTCTCGCAGTATGTGGACGTGATATAAAGCAAACCGTCTTCCGAGCATAAAAGCCTCGTGCCGGGCCGCTTGCCGCGTTTCTGCCCACTGTCCATCCCGATACGGTGTGCCGCTGGTGGAACTGCGTGTCGAGGTTCCCGGAACAGTGCCGGTTCACGAACCCACCACAAGATCACCGAATATCGTCTAGTGATCGCGTCGGGTGACGAGGTGCGCGAGCGCGGTCAGCTCGTCGGTTCGGGCGGTTGGAGCGGCCGCGTCGAGGTGGCCCAGCGCTCGGGCGAGCAGCCGGTCGGTCTGGGCGTGACTCCAGGCGCGGCCACCCGCCGCGTCGACGAGATCGGCGATGTCGGTCAGCGCGACTTCCGAGGTCGACGGCTGGTGGTAGTGCGTGGCGAGCCGCTGTCCGGCGGTGGTGTCGGAGTTCAGCGCGAACACCACTGGCAGGGTCTTCTTCCGGGCGTGCAGGTCCGAATAGGCGGACTTGCCGGTGGTCTCGGGATCGCCCCAGATGCCGAGCAGGTCGTCGACGTGCTGAAAGGCCAGCCCGAGATCGTGACCGAAGCGACGCAGGTGCTCGACCCGCCGCGGCTCGGTCCCCGCGAACAGGGCACCGAGTTCGCAGGCGGCAGCCAGCAGCGCGGCGGTTTTGGCTTCGGCCATGCGTTGGCATCCGTCGACGTCGACATCACCGCGCTGTTCGAAGGCCAGATCCGTGGCCTGGCCTTGAACCAGCTCCTGGACAGTGTCGTTGAGCAGTCGCACACCGGCGAGGGCAGCCGGGTTCCCACTGTCGGCGAGCACCCCGGAAGCCAGCGAGAGCAGGGCATCGCCTGCCAGGATCGCCGCCTCCGACCCGAACACGGTCCAGGCCGTGGGGCGGTGACGACGAGTGGCGTCGGTGTCGATGAGATCGTCGTGCAGCAGCGAGAAATTGTGCACGAGCTCGACGGCGACAGCGGCGGGCAGCACCGCATCGGTGCTGCCACCCACGGCCTCGGCGGCGAGCAGGGCCAGCGCGGGGCGTAACGCCTTTCCGCCCGAGGCGTCGCTGGGAAGGCCGTGTTCATCGGTCCAGCCGAACTGGTATCGAGCGATACGACGCATGTCCTCGGGCAGTGTGTCCACCGCGGACCGCAGCGCGGGATCGACTCGGCCGCGCGCGACGCCCAGGGCCTCGTAAGCCTCCGCTGCCGGAACCGCGTGTGGGAACACATCTGGGGTGGCCATGTGAGTGTTCCTTTCAGCGCCCGATCTCGACGTTTTCCAACACGCCGAGCGCGTCGGGGGTGAGCACGGCGGCGGAGTAGTACGCGCTGACCAGATACGAAGTGACGGCCTTGTCGTTGATGCCCATGAACCGCACGTTGAGGCCGGGTGCGTACTCGTCGGGAATACCGGTCTGGTGCAGCCCGACCACCCCTTGGTGCTTCTGCCCGGTTCGCATGACCAGGACCGAGCTGGTGTTGCTCTCGCTGATGGGGATCTTGTCGCAGGGCAGCAGCGGAACGCCGCGCCAGGAGGTCACGCGGGTGCCGTCCACGTCGACGCTGTCCGGGTAGACGCCCTGGCGGTTGCACTCGCGGCCGAACGCGGCGATGGTGCGCGGGTGGGCCAGGAAGAACTCCGACTTGCGGCGCCGGGACAGCAGTTCGTCGAAATCGCCCGGGGTGGGTGGGCCGCCCGCGGTCTGGATCCGTTGGCGCAGGTCGGCGTTGTGCAGTAGCCCGAACTCGCGGTTGTTGACCAGATCCGATTCCTGCTGCTCGCGCAGTTCCTCGACCGTCAGCCGGAGCTGCTGCTCGAGCTGGTTCATCGGTTGGCTGTAGAGGTCGTTGACCCGGGTGTGCACGCGCAGGATGGTCTGGGCGACGGCGAGTTCGTACTCACGAGGACTGAGATCGTAGTCGACGAAAGTACCGGACAGCTCGGTCTCACCCTCGTGGCCGGACGCCAGTCGCACGGCCGCTTCACCGTGCTTGTTGTGCTCGGGCGGGGTGTGGCCGCGCACCCGATCGAGGTGGGCACGCAGTGGTTCGGAACGGTCGGTGAGCTCGTCCACGTCGCGGCGGGACAGCCGCAGCACGATGCACGGTGTGAGCGCGGTGGCCGTGGCGGGCCAGGTGTCCCGACCGCCGGTGAGCACGTGCTCGCCGAGGTACTCCCCGTCGGCGAGCACGTCCCGCGACACCTCGCCACCATAGGGCCCCGGAGTACTGGTGTTGACCTTGCCGTGGGCGAGCAGTATCAGCTCGTCGGCGGATTCACCAGCGGTGGTGATGCTCTCGCCCGGGGCGTAGTGGTGCTGGGTGAACCGCTCCGCCAGTGCTTCGAGCACCGTCTCGTCGTCGAGATCACGCAAGGGGGATATCTCGCGGAGCTCCGGTGGCAGAACGCGAACTCTGTCACCGGTGTTGGAAAACGTCAGGCGCCCGTCCCCGAGCTCGTAGGTCAGCCGCCGGTTGACCCGGTAGGAACCGCTGGTGGTTTCGACCCAGGGCAGCA
This portion of the Actinopolyspora lacussalsi genome encodes:
- a CDS encoding DNA-binding CsgD family transcriptional regulator (product_source=COG2771; cath_funfam=1.10.10.10,3.40.50.300; cog=COG2771; pfam=PF00196,PF13191; smart=SM00382,SM00421; superfamily=46785,46894,52540), producing MVREHTPILGRDEQWARLDSTVHTSDGTGALLVVRGPSGSGKSALLDAASRNWLRHDVRVLSVSAAVPAPRMFDALLEAVRERVGDQREPELLEAVAAAARLRPTSEGPTGEGPTRSTPLPLVHELTRALTRLARGKRTVLVIEDVDHVDRESVSALSSLAQGVRAVGGVVLATLGNASRGAHEQLVDLSDSVLDLPPLSDDDITALLPRWAGGQAAVDPTTTEALRTTLGPLFGNPATMRSLVRALRREDRLTVIDEHLCLRSSWEPIALPGDHELLRPVHECGPEGGRIVWCVAVLGELDVNDLPVLAEVADVELHACGRVLDRLVHDEVLREDNGRLRLSVPALGTALGREGARSSRPVHGALVRHMLDRRERGGAVDDSALAHHLVEAGPDFGGERGLEILLHEAGRTVETDPERAAERYRAAVHRMRASDRRLPRSLETMTRLQLSRGNFRELADDLGTVLPTLLETPRREVDSAGTGPYGHDDERMLAELAVCWFLVQLHEGHTVGIHDSTRLFDLMSTRDENAEQVRRLFSALFRGRTREAMTTLDTLVATFPAARDKARPVIAFDEVLLLLQAMEGEHERFLRALSRWQQCHPAERDAPDIERLRDAGSMLDHATALELVLGHRPGSRGGGSAHAYQRVLRAYYAGEWDEALSVSRSLEADRSHPRGSLALHLTRVVAAEICAARGHFRRAENWLARLPRRFACGHLLAWVRCGLRHRRGHTAEAVAEGWREYLHHRDRGSTAGLERLLERLIDYSVRLGDQEGAERMLEQLEAFETRHRTASAREAALLARGMVEADPTRLREGIESAKRRGDNHRVARGCAAMGRLLEEPRPWLHEGYDLVKQFGSSYGRGVFSELMRSRGIALTRSRGPREPLSSTENRIIDLVSDGYTNRQIAMAVQASEKTVESHLTKLFTRTGCRSRVELATARLEGRLMPA
- a CDS encoding Holliday junction resolvasome RuvABC ATP-dependent DNA helicase subunit (product_source=COG2255; cath_funfam=2.160.20.10,3.40.50.300; cog=COG2255; pfam=PF00004,PF13229; smart=SM00382,SM00710; superfamily=51126,52540); this encodes MIIVSPDAPGCHSSIAEAVDSAPEGATVHIAPGKYEESLAPRRPVTLVAEDGPDTVEISSARGPVISGDVATKLSGLTLRSTDPESPVAVAGSDRLTITECRLEATAWAAVHGHGRGGLTMRDCSVRNSEGAGVVITSPLGSSVERCTFPEPGTSGIVAAEQGVLTLRSCTVEQAAGNGLCLNGSGRIDGENITIIGARKPALAVEEQASATLSGLAARDSRGIGCYLATGSTVELTDCSVERSETDGLLIASTGRGTLERCTVEHTNHHGIRITGGSAGILRDCTITGVRGTGVLVEAESSTEFERLTVTECQGTGLSATSGATPSARRLRITGSTGAAVEVTKGAKARLDNVEIERAGEVGVLVADDGAATVNGCSVLETNGSGVAVLRAADATFTDCDVHRAGGDGVHTGERGGIVLNRCRARSGRACGVRVDPSARAEVSESEFAENEADGISVRSTESVVLRDCTATDNRGAGLRRTVPSEALTVEGFTSSGNGFPDAYGLGNGNSDSPSGGNPAEVGGPETGTAEAGTEQSKPMRELTSLVGLEGVKHDVTTLVNLNKMAKRRQEAGLSAPPMSRHLVFAGAPGTGKTTVARLYGAVLAELGVLASGHLVEVSRADLVADIVGGTAIKTTEEFNKALGGVLFVDEAYTLSSSSGGSGPDFGKEAVDTLVKLMEDHRDEVVVIAAGYSAEMREFMATNPGLESRFSRTIEFTNYTAEELVTIVRQQCAEHDYQLDESAAEALEDYFEAMPKDGTFGNGRTARKTFERMVDHQASRLSVSPDTSTADLTRLLAEDVEAVRTGVPG
- a CDS encoding uncharacterized protein YndB with AHSA1/START domain (product_source=COG3832; cath_funfam=3.30.530.20; cog=COG3832; pfam=PF10604; superfamily=55961), which gives rise to MVERQVSATRTVATTPDRIFELLTDPDRHSLFDGSGTVLRAQQGGPQRLELGSKFGMDMKMGASYKILNTVVEFEQDRLIAWRHFNGHRWRWRLRPVGERTEVTETFDWSTARIPLLISLSPFPRRNRAAIEKSLHRLGELFPG
- a CDS encoding tRNA(Arg) A34 adenosine deaminase TadA (product_source=COG0590; cath_funfam=3.40.140.10; cog=COG0590; superfamily=53927) — encoded protein: MIGEAESELRRCVELAEEASRAGDEPFGSVLVASDGRRLAEDRNRIVTGGDATLHRRFVAGGG
- a CDS encoding (S)-ureidoglycine aminohydrolase (product_source=KO:K14977; cath_funfam=2.60.120.10; cog=COG3257; ko=KO:K14977; pfam=PF07883; superfamily=51182; tigrfam=TIGR03214), which gives rise to MNAPTYHAPQGGLPSQDTLLTDRAVVKEAYTVIPRGVLRDIVTSNLPGWNRTRSWILARPVAGFATTFAQYVVEVSPGGGSDEPEPERGVESVLFLLSGALTVVLEGETHVLSPGGYAYLPAGADWSVTNESEETASFQWVRKAYEPLPGHPVPEGFTVQEQDVTPTPMPDTDGAWTTTRFVDPDDLSHDMHVNIVTFDPGAVIPFAETHVMEHGIYVLEGKAVYRLNDDWVEVEAGDFMWLRAFCPQACYAGGPGKFRYLLYKDVNRQIKLT
- a CDS encoding RNAse (barnase) inhibitor barstar (product_source=COG2732; cath_funfam=3.30.370.10; cog=COG2732; pfam=PF01337; superfamily=52038) is translated as MIVDLSDVCTSAGLHRKIKVYFGFPDMYGMNWDAFWDAITGLVELPDEITFAGWGHFENVLPNDARIMRDVFDEYMTGPYHSHKVIRFE
- a CDS encoding geranylgeranyl diphosphate synthase type I (product_source=KO:K13787; cath_funfam=1.10.600.10; cog=COG0142; ko=KO:K13787; pfam=PF00348; superfamily=48576) — its product is MATPDVFPHAVPAAEAYEALGVARGRVDPALRSAVDTLPEDMRRIARYQFGWTDEHGLPSDASGGKALRPALALLAAEAVGGSTDAVLPAAVAVELVHNFSLLHDDLIDTDATRRHRPTAWTVFGSEAAILAGDALLSLASGVLADSGNPAALAGVRLLNDTVQELVQGQATDLAFEQRGDVDVDGCQRMAEAKTAALLAAACELGALFAGTEPRRVEHLRRFGHDLGLAFQHVDDLLGIWGDPETTGKSAYSDLHARKKTLPVVFALNSDTTAGQRLATHYHQPSTSEVALTDIADLVDAAGGRAWSHAQTDRLLARALGHLDAAAPTARTDELTALAHLVTRRDH
- a CDS encoding CRP-like cAMP-binding protein (product_source=COG0664; cath_funfam=2.60.120.10; cog=COG0664; pfam=PF00027; smart=SM00100; superfamily=47789,51206), which encodes MTEIATSASDEPGSNGQGQLSLGTAAARNLATTTKTPPQMRAISPRWLLRMLPWVETTSGSYRVNRRLTYELGDGRLTFSNTGDRVRVLPPELREISPLRDLDDETVLEALAERFTQHHYAPGESITTAGESADELILLAHGKVNTSTPGPYGGEVSRDVLADGEYLGEHVLTGGRDTWPATATALTPCIVLRLSRRDVDELTDRSEPLRAHLDRVRGHTPPEHNKHGEAAVRLASGHEGETELSGTFVDYDLSPREYELAVAQTILRVHTRVNDLYSQPMNQLEQQLRLTVEELREQQESDLVNNREFGLLHNADLRQRIQTAGGPPTPGDFDELLSRRRKSEFFLAHPRTIAAFGRECNRQGVYPDSVDVDGTRVTSWRGVPLLPCDKIPISESNTSSVLVMRTGQKHQGVVGLHQTGIPDEYAPGLNVRFMGINDKAVTSYLVSAYYSAAVLTPDALGVLENVEIGR